tgggtccaCCTAAGTAATACAGGATGCCTGCCCTGTTTTAAGGCCAGCTGTGCCATTCTAAATATTAGTTGTTGGGAAAATGTTGCTCTTTGAGTACCTAATATCAATGGACAGTTTTTTATTATTGCCTGTAAGTTAAATCAAgattctttcagaaaatatactGCTGTTATCATGACATAAATCAGAGGAAAGTAAATAGACCAAGATGATCTTTATAAAACTCCTGTAATTGTGAAGTGTGATTGAACAACGGCATAATACTTCCCTAACCGATTCCCACAAATGCATGCATTGAGCCAAGGGCTGGGAGAGCACTTTGTTGGGAGCCCCAGTTAAGGGATTCATGGTGCTCATGAGGAGCAGAGATGCATGAGTCTCCTCGCTGACTTTTCAGGTCCTCTCGCCGTTGTCTGACTCCATCCTGGCTGAGAAGACGGTGATTGTCCTGGATGACCGAGTCACCATCGCGGAGCTGGGAGTGCAGCTCGTAGCTGGCATGTCTCTCTCCCTGCAGCCACACCGAGCAGACAAAAGGGCCATCGTCTCCACAGCTGCTGCCCTGGATGTTCTTCAGTCCCCACAGCAGGTGAGCGTTCCAGGGGCCCTGCGTCCTTGGTCAGTGGGGATGACTTCTCTCTCAGTTAGCACATCCTGCGAAGGAGAGCAGGAGAGCCCTCACGCCTAGGACTGGGGATTCTTGAAGCTTCTTGCTTCTTATCCAGGCCACCCTGTCTCTGAGAAAAGTATTCAGTGGCTTAGACACATTTCCTCTTATGTGCTTTTCCACGCTGACCACATCCTTATACGCCATTTGCTTTCCCCTGGGCTTATCTGTGACAGGCACAGCCTGCTGCTAGACCATGACCAAAGGATCACGTGTTTTCACTTTTGCCAAAGCAGGTGGTTTTTGATACTTGGAAATTCCATTTCAGCTACTTAAGCATGGCTAACAGGCACCAAATTGCTACTGTTTACAATAAGTATGGTCAACTCTAAAACGTCCTCCCATCTCTAAACttctataaattatttctaaagatACCAGAGCCACTGTACCATTCAAGCCAGCCAGCCTCACAATGCACCTTCCCGAGTCCTTCCAGCCAGTGCATGTTTTGCTCCATCACCACTGGCTTCTTAATGAAGAGTGTTCAAAGTGATATTATCTTGAGCAGTAGCCTGATTTGTTGCACCTGAAATTGATTCAGATAAATTGCCTgatctttcaaaatgtttttaaaaaggtcaaagtcaaattctattgtatgtatgcaataaattaatttatagtttaatgCAGTCattaaagtatattatttattCCTTGTACCAGTGAGGCTACAGCACATTATTGATGCCGGTTCAACCAGTTCAAGGCATAACAAGAACTGTTCAAGATTATAAAACTATAGAAATCTTCTCcttatatttaaacaatttatatAGGAAATTATACTTATGTTTTCAAATGTGAAGGAATCTGATTATAACATAATGCTTTGGTTTCATTTTCCTCAGGAAGCAATAGTAAGTTCTTGGATTTTGTTCAGTGATGGTTCGGTGACACCTTTAGACATTTACGATCCTAAGGATTATTCTGTTACTGTCTCATCATTGGATGAAATGGTGGTGTCTGTCCAGGCAAACCTTGAGTCCAAATGGCCAATTGTGGTTGCAGAGGGTGAAGGACAAGGGCCTTTGATTAAGTTAGAAATGATGATAAGTGAACCTTGTCAGAAGACCAAGAGGAAGAGTGTTCTTGCCGTGGGTAAAGGAAATGTCAAGGTCAAATTCGAACCAAGTAGTGATGAGCACCAAGGAGGCAGCAATGATATTGAGGGCATAAATCGGGAATATAAAGACCACCTCAGTAATTCCATAGAGCGCGAAGGAAACCAGGAGAGAGCAGTCCAGGAATGGTTCCACCGTGGCACACCTGTTGGCCAAGAGGAAAGTACCAACAAAAGCACAACCCCCCAGTCTCCCATGGAAGGGAAGAATAAGTTACTCAAAAGTGGTGGTCCAGATGCCTTTACAAGCTTCCCCACTCAAGGGAAGTCACCGGACCCCAATAATCCTAGTGACCTCACAGTGACCTCAAGGGGGCTAACGGACTTGGAGATTGGCATGTATGCCTTGCTCTGCGTCTTCTGTCTGGCCATTCTGGTCTTCTTGATCAACTGCGTGGCGTTTGCctggaaatacagacacaaaaggTTTGCTGTGAGTGAGCAGGGCAACATCCCCCATTCCCACGACTGGGTCTGGCTTGGGAATGAAGTGGAACTTTTGGAGAACCCTGTTGACATTACACTCCCATCAGAGGAGTGCACAACCATGATAGACAGGGGCCTGCAGTTCGAGGAGAGGAACTTCCTTCTGAATGGCAGTTCCCAGAAGACTTTTCATAGTCAACTACTCAGACCCTCTGACTATGTctatgagaaagaaattaaaaatgaacctATGAATTCTTCGGGCCCAAAGAGGAAGAGAGTCAAGTTCACTTCCTACACCACCATCCTCCCAGAGGACGGCGGCCCATACACCAACTCCATCCTGTTTGACAGCGATGATAACATCAAGTGGGTCTGCCAAGATATGGGGCTGGGGGATTCACAGGACTTTAGAGACTATATGGAAAGTCTGCAAGACCAGATGTAAACTCCTTTCTTATGTTTGTATTCACCTTTATGCCTTCTGTTTTTTGAATGCTGGAGCAGTGAGTTTGATCAGCAATAGGGGATGATTTAACAAAGTTTGATTTGTGGAGGTCTGGTGGGATTCATTTCTAAGCAGGTAAAAGAGGTTTGGAGAGCTATAGAAGCTGGGTTTTAAGTTTGGAAATGCCTCTAAAACAGCCACATGTGGGGACTGGAGAAATTCTAAGACAACAGTTTTATGGACTGCCTGGTACGAGCTCAGTGCAAATGTATTAAACCTGACCCCACAGACATTGTTAGTCATCTCGTGACAAATGGCCATGTGGAATTAGAAAAGATTTGGgtgttgatttttctatttctagaccTTTTAAAGCACAGTGGACACTTATTGCCCCTTGGCCTGAGTTTAGACATACATGAAAGATGACTGAATGTAGCTATCCTGATTTGTCATGAGCGCtgctcattatttttatatacatttgcaCCTGCACCTGTTCCTTTGACCTCTGGAATTCTTTTTGAAACATGAAGAGAAGAAATTTCAGTCTTTTCCTTGAGCTCTGTTTGATTTACACATGAGTTTTCTTCCCTGGGATTTGCCATGCCATGTTATTTCCTGGGTCTCCATGCAGGATGTCAGGTTTTTCCAGTTTTCTGCACTTCATCATCTAGGGATGGTATCCAAGAAGCTTATTCtcactttgttttttccttccttttgttgttGAACTTTCTTGTATAACACTGGGACAAAGGGttttacttaaaatgttaatatacagTGAGGGAGGGCCATCTCTTTACTGTTTTCTATGTGAAGTttcaaacatttggaaaaaagtTGTCaatcacaaacatttatttttattctctgcttGTTGAAAACTCATGGGGAACTCCTGGAGTGCATTTCTGAGGGTAAAAAGGCCCCAACATAGCTGTATTTATACAAGTGCTTTGTGGCCAACACAATTTACTATCCAAACTGAAGTCTTAAAGTAGAATTGACCTACACAGAAAGGAAATTGCCTAGGCAATAGATGCAGATTACACTTTCCATTTTACcagaacaaaagtttttttttttttaaataagtagaatGACAGTTCAAGTTAGCAATATATAGAAATCCATCCATACaatgaccaaaataaataaataaataaaactcaatcATGACTTTGGCAGAGATAAAACATTGACAAGGGTGTGCATTTGTGGAGAGAAGCAGTGGGTTTCCCCCCAAAATCCATACAAATAAATGACTATTCCAGAACTCAAGAAGCAgctattatagaaaaaaaaattaaaaaccacagctattgaaaaattaaaacggcaagagaaaaaaagaaacaactcctgcataatgtttaaataaaaatgttattttaatagcATCATGAATGGTCTTAAGGCAAAAATTTCAGATTAGCAAAATGTGATGACATATTTATTAAGATTGTATTATTGGAAATGTAGACACTGGACTAGTATGCCTCATTATGAGCTTTACTGAGCCATTTGCATCTCtaagaaatatgattttaaaggCCCAAAGTAGGAAGGATCTGCAGGGGGTCACCTGAAGCAGTGCCCTGACTCCAAATGGCTGATAACTGAGCTAATCCAAGGAGAGGCGTTCAGTTGTTCTCTTATTATAGATTTCCTTGGGTGGGAACATGACAACCCCGCCTCCTCTAGCCATGACGTGGCAGCCAAAAAGTTCTTCCTGTATCTCTGGCCCACAGGACTGTAGTGTGTTTGGGAACAGTGCTGAAATTGCAAGTGATGTAGGCCTGACCTCCAGAGCCCAGCGTTCAGTTAGTTGTATAAAATGGGGCTTAGGAACCGAAGCTGATGAAGTTCCAAAAGTAGTTCAGTTTGATGGGATAAGGAAGCAAGGAGAGCCAGGCATTAGCTGCAAAAGGAGCTTGCAGAGAGATGGCTGACACTTTATGGGAAGATTCCTCAGTCAGCCAAAAGCTTTTCAAAGAGTTTGGTGCAGAGGTAGCTCAGAGCCAACCATCCAGGACCGAAGAAAGCTCATGTGCTGATTGACACATAGCTATCCAGGTGAGTCGGCTCCTTCTATGAGGCTTTTCAATCGTCTCTCCCTTTGGATCTCTGGCATTCCAGAAAGACTGGGAATTCATTTCTGAAAATGATGAACCTCCGCTGAAACGGGGAGGAAATCTCTTACACACATACAGCAGGGTCCTGCCCACTGGTAAAGTGAGACGTTGGGTAGGGGGTGTAACTGGGGAGGAGGTGAAGGAA
This sequence is a window from Homo sapiens chromosome 12, GRCh38.p14 Primary Assembly. Protein-coding genes within it:
- the TMEM132B gene encoding transmembrane protein 132B isoform b (isoform b is encoded by transcript variant 2) codes for the protein MKSKVDTIVNFTHQHFTSQFEVTVWAPRLPLQIEISDTELSQIKGWRIPVAANRRPTRESDDEDDEEKKGRGCSLQYQHATVRVLTQFVAESPDLGQLTYMLGPDWQFDITDLVTEFMKVEEPKIAQLQDGRTLAGREPGITTVQVLSPLSDSILAEKTVIVLDDRVTIAELGVQLVAGMSLSLQPHRADKRAIVSTAAALDVLQSPQQEAIVSSWILFSDGSVTPLDIYDPKDYSVTVSSLDEMVVSVQANLESKWPIVVAEGEGQGPLIKLEMMISEPCQKTKRKSVLAVGKGNVKVKFEPSSDEHQGGSNDIEGINREYKDHLSNSIEREGNQERAVQEWFHRGTPVGQEESTNKSTTPQSPMEGKNKLLKSGGPDAFTSFPTQGKSPDPNNPSDLTVTSRGLTDLEIGMYALLCVFCLAILVFLINCVAFAWKYRHKRFAVSEQGNIPHSHDWVWLGNEVELLENPVDITLPSEECTTMIDRGLQFEERNFLLNGSSQKTFHSQLLRPSDYVYEKEIKNEPMNSSGPKRKRVKFTSYTTILPEDGGPYTNSILFDSDDNIKWVCQDMGLGDSQDFRDYMESLQDQM
- the TMEM132B gene encoding transmembrane protein 132B isoform X2, which gives rise to MGHRPDTQSRVNGSFYEILQVDFGIDNSSDLAGAQQITWQVEYPIEDSMSELVVSEIFVSQTTFVGIVPLAMDTEVLNTAILTGKPVSVPVKVVGVQEDGSVVDVSESVECKSADEDVIKVSNNCDSIFVNGKEMKSKVDTIVNFTHQHFTSQFEVTVWAPRLPLQIEISDTELSQIKGWRIPVAANRRPTRESDDEDDEEKKGRGCSLQYQHATVRVLTQFVAESPDLGQLTYMLGPDWQFDITDLVTEFMKVEEPKIAQLQDGRTLAGREPGITTVQVLSPLSDSILAEKTVIVLDDRVTIAELGVQLVAGMSLSLQPHRADKRAIVSTAAALDVLQSPQQEAIVSSWILFSDGSVTPLDIYDPKDYSVTVSSLDEMVVSVQANLESKWPIVVAEGEGQGPLIKLEMMISEPCQKTKRKSVLAVGKGNVKVKFEPSSDEHQGGSNDIEGINREYKDHLSNSIEREGNQERAVQEWFHRGTPVGQEESTNKSTTPQSPMEGKNKLLKSGGPDAFTSFPTQGKSPDPNNPSDLTVTSRGLTDLEIGMYALLCVFCLAILVFLINCVAFAWKYRHKRFAVSEQGNIPHSHDWVWLGNEVELLENPVDITLPSEECTTMIDRGLQFEERNFLLNGSSQKTFHSQLLRPSDYVYEKEIKNEPMNSSGPKRKRVKFTSYTTILPEDGGPYTNSILFDSDDNIKWVCQDMGLGDSQDFRDYMESLQDQM